In Streptomyces sp. NBC_00414, a single window of DNA contains:
- a CDS encoding class F sortase, whose translation MSKRGHRERSEPREHASGGGRLLMGVAWALLLLGLWLWGREVTDVRQGISSPTTGDVAAVGRPLGVELPPAVRPLRAARPQRVDVPALGVQAPVVSRGLDPRGAIDPPPYGQPGTVGWYEDGVRPGAAGTALLVGHVDTDTRPAVFYHLSEVRPGAEVRVVRDDGTVAEFTVEDVQVFARDRFDARKAYGVRQTGRAELRLITCGGTFDRDSRTYTANVVVSAYLSGTGR comes from the coding sequence ATGTCGAAACGCGGGCATCGCGAACGGAGCGAACCCCGGGAGCACGCCTCGGGCGGTGGCCGGCTCCTGATGGGAGTGGCCTGGGCGCTGCTGCTGCTCGGACTGTGGCTGTGGGGCCGAGAGGTCACCGACGTACGGCAGGGCATATCCTCGCCGACCACCGGTGACGTGGCGGCGGTCGGACGGCCGCTCGGTGTCGAACTGCCGCCCGCGGTCCGGCCGCTGCGGGCCGCGCGGCCCCAGCGCGTGGACGTGCCGGCCCTGGGCGTCCAGGCGCCCGTGGTGAGCCGCGGGCTCGACCCGCGCGGGGCGATCGATCCGCCGCCGTACGGGCAGCCGGGGACGGTCGGCTGGTACGAGGACGGGGTGCGGCCCGGGGCGGCCGGGACCGCGCTGCTCGTCGGGCACGTGGACACCGACACCCGGCCCGCGGTCTTCTACCACCTCAGCGAGGTGCGGCCGGGCGCGGAGGTCCGGGTGGTCCGGGACGACGGCACGGTCGCCGAGTTCACAGTCGAGGACGTACAGGTCTTCGCCCGCGACCGCTTCGACGCCCGGAAGGCGTACGGGGTACGGCAGACCGGGCGCGCCGAACTCCGGCTCATCACGTGCGGCGGCACCTTCGACCGGGACAGCCGCACCTACACGGCGAACGTGGTCGTCTCCGCGTACCTCAGCGGCACCGGTCGATGA